From bacterium, a single genomic window includes:
- a CDS encoding tetratricopeptide repeat protein: protein MMFIRVRTIFYLLCCVLPSAGIAASQSDVVLITIDTLRADRVGCYGYTKAETPAMDRLAKEGILFKNAISHVPLTRPSHTSMFTGLYPFEHNVHDNVAPSLDPKIPVLAELLRNNGYATGAFVASFVVNSQSGLQRGFDLFADKFDAQKQPGQFALNLEKTGSEIYDEFADWQSGVKSKPYFAWIHLYDPHFPYEPPDPYANRFSGRPYDGEVAYSDSIVGKILKLLRPNTLLIVTSDHGESLGDHGENAHSFFIYDSTLHVPLLIRWPGKLPAAKQIEFQTRLVDLFPTILDLLNIPAPKKISGTSLKPWLSTNATPEPDLYSYCETFTPWLHFGWSRLLGIRSSKWKYIEAPRPELYDLQRDPSEARNLYSKDATPVRDLRKRLHDSGALKPAQSTGSMQDLDPETLEKLASLGYAGVPTTQQAPAGKIEDPKEKIADFRLFNQLIREGIEAFQAERYSIAAEKFETLRKRNIPSFEVHYYLGRSYLRLKSYDKARTELELALRKLPHFLTAYKDLSEAWEAQGKVQEAEKALLAGLTVSPNSPLLVQPLAWFYQKQKNYPAAEKILLQELKEHPDDLESRFRLGAIYRNTGRTDAAMQQFLEIVARDPQDSEAHNQLGMLYGATNRLNDSIKEFQKAAGLAPGNEAYLRNLELAKSKMSATGLLRFQMIQTKTKAVADVIYKKLQKGEKWEVLAQNYSIHPSARSQQPVLELSPSEIDPAIAKTLSVLKAGQFSAPIQTPGGFFLLLRVS, encoded by the coding sequence ATGATGTTCATTCGTGTCCGTACCATATTTTATCTGCTCTGTTGTGTGCTCCCCTCTGCAGGCATCGCGGCTTCGCAATCCGATGTCGTCTTGATTACGATCGACACTCTGCGGGCGGACCGCGTGGGTTGCTACGGATATACCAAAGCAGAAACGCCGGCAATGGACCGGCTGGCCAAAGAAGGAATCCTTTTCAAAAATGCGATCTCCCATGTGCCTTTGACGCGCCCCTCGCACACAAGCATGTTTACCGGCCTCTATCCGTTTGAGCACAACGTTCACGATAACGTTGCGCCCTCTCTCGATCCTAAAATTCCGGTACTGGCGGAACTCCTTCGGAACAACGGGTATGCCACGGGAGCATTTGTCGCTTCCTTTGTTGTGAATTCGCAATCCGGATTGCAGCGCGGGTTCGATCTCTTCGCCGATAAGTTTGATGCGCAAAAACAGCCAGGACAATTCGCGCTCAATCTTGAGAAAACGGGCAGTGAGATTTACGACGAATTTGCCGATTGGCAATCCGGCGTAAAATCAAAACCCTACTTCGCATGGATTCATCTCTACGATCCGCACTTCCCTTACGAGCCACCGGATCCTTATGCAAACCGTTTCTCCGGACGACCGTACGATGGCGAAGTGGCTTATTCCGATTCGATCGTCGGTAAGATACTCAAACTGCTTCGCCCGAATACGTTGCTGATTGTGACATCAGATCACGGAGAAAGCCTGGGAGACCACGGTGAAAATGCGCACTCCTTTTTTATTTACGATTCGACGCTGCACGTTCCACTCTTGATTCGATGGCCCGGTAAGTTGCCGGCAGCGAAACAGATAGAATTCCAGACCAGACTCGTTGATCTTTTTCCAACCATTCTCGATCTCCTCAACATTCCAGCGCCGAAAAAAATCTCGGGGACTTCTTTAAAACCGTGGCTCTCCACAAACGCTACACCAGAGCCGGATCTTTATTCTTATTGTGAAACATTCACGCCCTGGCTGCATTTTGGCTGGAGCCGCCTTCTTGGAATCCGGTCGTCGAAATGGAAATACATCGAAGCGCCCCGTCCGGAGTTATACGACCTTCAGCGGGATCCTTCCGAAGCGCGTAATCTTTACAGCAAAGATGCAACTCCAGTCCGCGACCTCCGAAAACGCCTTCACGATTCCGGAGCCCTCAAACCGGCACAGTCGACCGGATCGATGCAAGATCTCGATCCGGAAACGCTGGAAAAACTGGCAAGTCTCGGATATGCCGGCGTTCCAACCACGCAACAGGCTCCGGCGGGTAAAATTGAGGACCCGAAAGAAAAGATCGCCGATTTCCGACTGTTCAATCAGCTCATCCGCGAAGGAATCGAGGCCTTTCAAGCAGAACGTTACAGCATTGCTGCAGAAAAGTTCGAGACGCTTCGGAAACGAAACATTCCGAGCTTTGAAGTTCACTACTATCTGGGCCGGTCTTATCTACGATTAAAATCGTACGACAAAGCTCGTACGGAACTGGAACTGGCGCTGCGGAAGCTCCCCCACTTCCTGACAGCTTACAAGGACTTGTCTGAAGCATGGGAAGCGCAAGGGAAAGTACAGGAAGCAGAAAAGGCATTACTGGCAGGGCTGACAGTATCCCCGAATAGTCCTTTACTGGTTCAGCCCCTTGCTTGGTTTTATCAGAAACAAAAGAACTATCCCGCAGCGGAAAAAATCCTACTTCAGGAGCTGAAGGAACACCCGGACGATCTCGAATCGCGATTCCGGCTGGGTGCCATCTACAGGAACACTGGCCGCACGGATGCTGCCATGCAGCAGTTTCTTGAGATTGTTGCGAGGGATCCACAGGATTCAGAAGCGCATAATCAGCTCGGAATGCTCTATGGAGCCACAAACAGACTCAATGACTCGATCAAAGAATTTCAAAAGGCTGCAGGGCTCGCGCCTGGAAATGAGGCGTATCTCCGAAATCTGGAGCTGGCAAAATCAAAAATGAGCGCAACAGGCCTACTGCGTTTTCAAATGATTCAAACGAAAACAAAAGCAGTCGCGGATGTAATTTACAAAAAGCTTCAAAAAGGAGAAAAATGGGAAGTTCTGGCGCAAAACTATTCCATTCATCCTTCCGCGCGCTCCCAACAACCGGTTCTGGAATTGAGTCCCTCTGAAATTGACCCGGCAATCGCCAAAACTCTGTCTGTTTTGAAGGCGGGACAGTTTAGCGCCCCCATCCAAACTCCCGGAGGTTTTTTTCTTCTCTTGCGCGTTTCTTGA
- a CDS encoding type II toxin-antitoxin system VapC family toxin, whose product MVVVDASVILELLLSTPSSIEIQKRLFSQRETLHAPHLLDLEVVQVLRRYVGSRDMSSDRAREALSDFLDIPIRRYPHDLFLDRIWELRSNMTAYDAAYVVLAELLETQLITRDKKLAGAAGHRAQIELI is encoded by the coding sequence ATGGTGGTCGTTGATGCTTCTGTGATTCTGGAATTGCTGCTCTCCACACCCTCTTCGATAGAAATTCAAAAGCGTCTGTTCAGTCAAAGGGAGACTTTGCATGCGCCTCACCTTTTGGATCTGGAGGTTGTGCAGGTACTTCGCCGTTACGTAGGTTCCAGGGATATGTCTTCCGATCGCGCTCGTGAAGCGCTGTCAGATTTTTTAGACATTCCGATTCGACGCTATCCTCATGATTTGTTTTTGGACCGCATTTGGGAACTGCGATCCAACATGACTGCCTATGATGCAGCGTACGTTGTGCTTGCGGAGTTGCTGGAGACACAACTGATTACGCGAGATAAAAAGCTCGCGGGTGCGGCGGGACATCGTGCACAAATAGAACTCATTTAA
- a CDS encoding methyltransferase domain-containing protein: MSEPTLQAQIDGAKAYETLMVPALFGQWAPMVVNMAQIQPGQRVLDVACGTGVLAREVASRTGPAGYVAGLDPTPGMLAVAKDLAPAVDWRQGAAESMPFPDQSFEVVVSQFGLMFFMDRPQAIQEMLRVLVPGGRLVVVVWDALDNIPAYAAVVTLLERCAGTRAADALRAPFVLGDRQNLAALFKDAGATSLNITTHQGTAQFPGIRVMVEADLRGWLPVMGVFLTEDEIGRTLQEAEHVLRTYVTAEGRVTFAIPAHFVTATKSSTK, encoded by the coding sequence ATGAGTGAACCTACGTTGCAAGCTCAAATCGATGGCGCGAAAGCGTATGAGACCCTAATGGTCCCAGCCCTCTTTGGTCAATGGGCGCCGATGGTCGTAAACATGGCGCAAATCCAACCTGGTCAACGAGTGTTGGACGTAGCATGCGGCACGGGAGTGTTAGCGCGGGAAGTCGCATCGCGAACAGGACCAGCCGGATACGTCGCCGGGCTGGATCCCACACCTGGAATGTTGGCGGTGGCCAAAGATCTTGCGCCTGCGGTCGACTGGCGGCAAGGTGCGGCCGAATCGATGCCCTTCCCGGATCAGTCTTTCGAAGTAGTGGTCAGCCAATTTGGGTTGATGTTTTTCATGGACCGCCCCCAGGCAATCCAGGAAATGCTCCGCGTGCTCGTTCCGGGAGGCCGTTTGGTCGTCGTGGTTTGGGACGCGCTCGACAATATACCAGCGTATGCCGCCGTGGTGACGCTTCTTGAACGGTGCGCTGGCACGCGGGCGGCTGATGCCTTACGTGCTCCATTCGTTCTTGGAGATCGGCAAAATCTTGCAGCGCTGTTTAAGGATGCTGGCGCTACTTCACTGAATATCACAACTCATCAGGGCACAGCCCAGTTTCCCGGCATTCGAGTGATGGTTGAAGCCGACCTCAGGGGATGGCTACCAGTGATGGGAGTGTTCCTGACCGAAGATGAAATTGGTCGCACTTTGCAAGAAGCTGAGCATGTTCTCCGCACTTACGTTACAGCCGAGGGCCGCGTCACTTTTGCGATACCAGCACATTTCGTGACGGCAACGAAGTCATCAACAAAGTAG
- a CDS encoding DUF3303 domain-containing protein — MLYMIIERFKTPGAIDVYRRAKDQGRLMPQGLEYVSSWVDFHFTRCFQLMKTEDEKLLDQWISNWTDLVDFEIIPVQTSAEAMDAIKSRI; from the coding sequence TTGCTCTACATGATTATCGAACGATTTAAAACACCAGGCGCCATCGACGTTTACCGTCGGGCGAAGGATCAGGGCCGACTGATGCCCCAGGGGCTGGAGTATGTTTCTAGTTGGGTAGATTTTCATTTCACTCGATGTTTTCAACTCATGAAAACGGAAGATGAGAAGCTTCTGGATCAATGGATAAGCAACTGGACAGATCTTGTAGATTTTGAGATTATCCCCGTACAGACATCGGCTGAGGCAATGGACGCGATTAAATCGCGCATATGA
- a CDS encoding DUF1801 domain-containing protein, with protein sequence MSKEQKKDLLKFLKPFDKDIQEISLWLREFVWDLYPHANELIYDNYNALAFGWSPTDRVGHTFCSVAVGRSSNNVHFGFYWGSEIADPDKLLLGQGNQYRYILVKNQKDFPKTYIKKLIKEAYSNSLAKVKDKSQLMQGATITKSISPVKRKSKKSR encoded by the coding sequence ATGAGCAAGGAACAAAAAAAGGACCTTTTAAAGTTTCTGAAACCATTTGACAAGGACATTCAAGAAATCTCCTTGTGGCTACGCGAATTTGTTTGGGATCTGTATCCCCATGCAAATGAACTTATCTATGACAATTACAACGCTCTTGCATTTGGATGGTCGCCGACGGACAGGGTTGGACACACATTTTGTTCCGTTGCTGTTGGTAGAAGCAGCAACAATGTTCATTTTGGTTTTTACTGGGGCTCAGAAATTGCTGATCCCGACAAACTACTGTTGGGACAGGGCAATCAGTACCGGTACATCCTGGTCAAAAACCAAAAGGATTTCCCAAAGACATACATCAAGAAACTCATAAAAGAGGCATACAGCAATTCACTAGCAAAAGTGAAAGACAAAAGTCAGTTGATGCAGGGCGCAACAATTACAAAGTCCATTTCACCCGTGAAGAGAAAGTCAAAAAAGAGCAGGTAG